The Kitasatospora setae KM-6054 genome contains a region encoding:
- a CDS encoding HD-GYP domain-containing protein, producing the protein MLYLAAVLTAAAAVLLPLAAAGPEFDWPRIGLLALLHLCLESLAQGARTPCARIWRWVRGRSADEAHADPRGSGFFPVLFAGVLMLPPAAAALVALPGALLGPAAPPRGPRRLWNGAQLALAAAAAAEVFRLLGGARLLLGTRFPGAALGALAAILTFCLVNGVLVAGMIRLTRGAVGPGALGALRRAAPAALLHGAGGLMIAVLWQGPYGAFAAVLGLLPLTITAWLSAQGHRERAAHRATVQALVQAVEIKDAYTRGHSERVGRASVLIARQLGLAEERVRTLHFAGTLHDVGKLAVATELLRRNGPLTDAERRAVEVHPVFGHELVRQLDFLGEGRDGILHHHERMDGRGYPHGLAGERIPEFARIISVADAFDSMTSTRSYRRGRPVPEAVAELERCAGSQFDPVMVGALVRAVAEHGWQPEPPPPGGWDGEVPDIPLGVPEPARLPQQSGTGLPTGGAA; encoded by the coding sequence GTGCTCTACCTGGCCGCCGTCCTGACGGCCGCGGCCGCCGTGCTGCTGCCGCTGGCCGCGGCCGGACCCGAGTTCGACTGGCCCCGGATCGGCCTGCTCGCCCTGCTGCACCTGTGCCTGGAGTCGCTGGCCCAGGGCGCCCGCACCCCGTGCGCCCGGATCTGGCGCTGGGTCCGCGGCCGCTCCGCCGACGAGGCGCACGCCGACCCGCGCGGCAGCGGCTTCTTCCCCGTCCTGTTCGCCGGCGTGCTGATGCTGCCGCCCGCCGCCGCCGCCCTGGTCGCGCTGCCGGGCGCGCTGCTCGGCCCGGCCGCCCCGCCGCGCGGGCCGCGCCGGCTGTGGAACGGCGCCCAGCTGGCGCTGGCCGCGGCCGCCGCCGCCGAGGTGTTCCGGCTGCTCGGCGGCGCCCGGCTGCTGCTCGGCACCAGGTTCCCCGGCGCCGCGCTCGGCGCCCTGGCCGCGATCCTGACGTTCTGCCTGGTCAACGGCGTGCTGGTGGCCGGGATGATCCGGCTGACCCGCGGCGCGGTCGGCCCGGGCGCGCTGGGCGCGCTGCGCCGGGCCGCGCCCGCGGCGCTGCTGCACGGCGCCGGCGGGCTGATGATCGCGGTGCTCTGGCAGGGCCCGTACGGGGCGTTCGCCGCGGTGCTCGGGCTGCTGCCGCTGACCATCACCGCCTGGCTGTCCGCGCAGGGCCACCGCGAGCGGGCCGCCCACCGGGCCACCGTGCAGGCGCTGGTGCAGGCCGTCGAGATCAAGGACGCGTACACCCGCGGCCACAGCGAACGGGTCGGCCGGGCCTCGGTGCTGATCGCCCGCCAGCTCGGCCTGGCCGAGGAGCGGGTCCGCACGCTGCACTTCGCGGGCACCCTGCACGACGTCGGCAAGCTCGCCGTGGCGACCGAACTGCTGCGCCGCAACGGCCCGTTGACCGACGCGGAGCGGCGCGCGGTGGAGGTGCACCCGGTGTTCGGGCACGAGCTGGTGCGCCAGCTGGACTTCCTCGGCGAGGGCCGGGACGGCATCCTGCACCACCACGAGCGGATGGACGGCCGCGGCTACCCGCACGGGCTGGCCGGCGAGCGGATCCCCGAGTTCGCCCGGATCATCTCGGTCGCCGACGCCTTCGACTCGATGACCTCCACCCGCTCCTACCGGCGCGGCCGGCCCGTCCCGGAGGCGGTCGCCGAACTGGAGCGCTGCGCGGGCAGCCAGTTCGACCCGGTGATGGTCGGCGCGCTGGTCCGGGCGGTCGCCGAGCACGGCTGGCAGCCCGAGCCGCCGCCGCCCGGCGGCTGGGACGGCGAGGTGCCGGACATCCCGCTCGGCGTGCCCGAACCGGCCCGGCTGCCCCAGCAGAGCGGCACCGGCCTGCCGACCGGGGGAGCGGCGTGA
- a CDS encoding HD-GYP domain-containing protein: MNTRRPAPADLLFALAGLLGAAAAVHALADGVAQGGVALAFAGLVALGQCAGPALPGDREPAPVATAVALAYALLGPLHGLPTTHGVLQVTAVTAVGTAAGLGAQYAGRRALAAARHRPCVPPVGLDAAARRLVTVAFAALLFQPLYNAGVTDRLSGPAYGALLAGVAALAALGDAVLAAAQQCARTGLRYAAALDDQLHALLGIGSAQVATGLLLSLLAGEAGLWALPVFCLPLLLAQASFRRAVAVRATTGQTIETLARATEIAGYTTPGHARRVADTACALGRELGLGSRELTLLEYAALMHDIGQLSLVEPVPGGATALLPDGEQQRIARLGSEVIQRTGVPRQVWQQVARLADPCRLADGRHDPTLPLASRIIRVANAHDDLRTAAADRPRTGARAGARAVLDPLEHLRLDAGHGYDPVVLEALGRLGRRGHRAARGPDRGRCPAA, from the coding sequence GTGAACACCCGCCGCCCCGCCCCGGCCGACCTGCTGTTCGCGCTGGCCGGGCTGCTCGGCGCCGCCGCCGCCGTGCACGCCCTGGCCGACGGCGTCGCCCAGGGCGGCGTCGCGCTGGCCTTCGCCGGACTGGTCGCGCTCGGCCAGTGCGCCGGGCCCGCGCTGCCCGGCGACCGCGAGCCCGCGCCGGTCGCCACCGCCGTCGCCCTCGCGTACGCCCTGCTCGGGCCGCTGCACGGGCTGCCCACCACGCACGGCGTGCTGCAGGTCACCGCCGTCACCGCGGTCGGCACGGCGGCCGGGCTCGGCGCCCAGTACGCCGGGCGGCGGGCGCTCGCCGCCGCCCGCCACCGGCCCTGCGTCCCGCCGGTCGGGCTGGACGCCGCCGCCCGCCGGCTGGTCACCGTGGCGTTCGCCGCGCTGCTGTTCCAGCCGCTGTACAATGCGGGCGTCACCGACCGGCTGTCCGGGCCCGCGTACGGGGCGCTGCTGGCGGGCGTGGCCGCGCTGGCCGCGCTCGGCGACGCGGTGCTGGCCGCCGCCCAGCAGTGCGCCCGGACCGGGCTGCGGTACGCCGCCGCGCTGGACGACCAGCTGCACGCGCTGCTCGGCATCGGCTCCGCGCAGGTCGCCACCGGGCTGCTGCTGAGCCTGCTCGCCGGGGAGGCCGGGCTGTGGGCGCTGCCGGTGTTCTGCCTGCCGCTGCTGCTCGCCCAGGCGTCGTTCCGGCGGGCCGTCGCGGTCCGGGCCACCACCGGGCAGACCATCGAGACGCTGGCCCGGGCCACCGAGATCGCCGGCTACACCACCCCCGGGCACGCCCGCCGGGTCGCCGACACGGCGTGCGCGCTGGGGCGCGAGCTCGGGCTCGGCAGCCGCGAGCTGACGCTGCTGGAGTACGCCGCGCTGATGCACGACATCGGGCAGCTGTCGCTGGTCGAACCGGTGCCGGGCGGGGCGACCGCGCTGCTGCCGGACGGCGAGCAGCAGCGGATCGCCCGGCTCGGCAGCGAGGTGATCCAGCGCACCGGGGTGCCCCGGCAGGTGTGGCAGCAGGTCGCCCGGCTCGCCGACCCGTGCCGGCTGGCCGACGGCCGGCACGACCCGACGCTGCCGCTGGCCTCCCGGATCATCCGGGTCGCCAACGCCCACGACGACCTGCGCACCGCCGCCGCCGACCGCCCCCGGACCGGCGCCCGGGCCGGCGCCCGCGCCGTCCTCGACCCGCTGGAGCACCTGCGGCTGGACGCCGGGCACGGCTACGACCCGGTGGTGCTGGAGGCGCTGGGCCGGCTCGGCCGCCGCGGCCACCGGGCGGCCCGCGGCCCGGACCGGGGCCGCTGCCCGGCGGCCTGA
- a CDS encoding tetratricopeptide repeat protein produces MRIFHRARHRPSATWRQTTDRAFTLIGDGRYEDAGALLVMAADLEPWLSDSWFNLALLHKFRRDWEQARSAGLRAVALLDRQHGAPDWWNLGITATALQDWPLARRAWQAYGLRLPGGPGLDGPIELDLGTTPVRLSPDGESEVVWGRRLDPARIEVLSIPLPSSGRRWGEVVLHDGAPHGERVADGVAYPVFDEIELWAPSPVPTWVVLLQAATAADRDALEKTVADAGYAAEDWTSSVRLLCRTCSESRMAIDDGHTAHHDPHDDGDPLHPGHLSHLSQGSAGGPWQVERECGIAAPAGLVRSLLERWAAASPATRAYRDLEEVC; encoded by the coding sequence GTGAGGATCTTCCACCGCGCACGGCACCGTCCGTCGGCGACCTGGCGGCAGACCACCGACCGTGCGTTCACGCTGATCGGCGACGGCCGCTACGAGGACGCCGGGGCGCTGCTGGTGATGGCCGCCGACCTGGAGCCGTGGCTGTCCGACTCCTGGTTCAACCTGGCCCTGCTGCACAAGTTCCGCCGCGACTGGGAGCAGGCCCGCTCGGCCGGCCTGCGCGCCGTCGCCCTGCTCGACCGCCAGCACGGCGCCCCGGACTGGTGGAACCTCGGCATCACCGCGACCGCCCTGCAGGACTGGCCGCTGGCCCGCCGCGCCTGGCAGGCGTACGGGCTGCGGCTGCCCGGCGGGCCCGGCCTGGACGGGCCGATCGAGCTCGACCTGGGCACCACCCCGGTGCGGCTCTCCCCGGACGGCGAGTCCGAGGTGGTGTGGGGGCGGCGGCTCGACCCGGCCCGGATCGAGGTGCTGTCGATCCCGCTGCCGTCCTCCGGCCGCCGCTGGGGCGAGGTGGTGCTGCACGACGGCGCCCCGCACGGCGAGCGGGTCGCCGACGGCGTCGCCTACCCGGTCTTCGACGAGATCGAGCTGTGGGCGCCGTCCCCGGTGCCGACCTGGGTGGTGCTGCTGCAGGCCGCCACCGCCGCCGACCGGGACGCGCTGGAGAAGACCGTCGCCGACGCCGGGTACGCGGCCGAGGACTGGACGTCCTCGGTGCGGCTGCTGTGCCGCACCTGCTCGGAGTCCCGGATGGCGATCGACGACGGCCACACCGCGCACCACGACCCGCACGACGACGGCGACCCGCTGCACCCCGGCCACCTCAGCCACCTCAGCCAGGGCTCGGCCGGCGGCCCCTGGCAGGTCGAGCGGGAGTGCGGGATCGCCGCGCCGGCCGGCCTGGTCCGCTCCCTGCTGGAGCGCTGGGCCGCCGCCTCCCCGGCCACCCGCGCCTACCGGGACCTCGAAGAGGTCTGCTGA
- the def gene encoding peptide deformylase, whose product MAEQHDHHHGHDHAHDHDHDHGHEDGGVPRVVGEGPDLSKGTARPITVVGNPVLHREVRTVTAFDGELSALIDDMFQSMYAAEGVGLAANQIGVDLKVFVYDCPDDEGVRHVGHVVNPVLEELPAGRRALDDSQEGCLSVPTAYQELARPDYAAVTGQDKDGNPIRVEGTGFFARCLQHETDHLYGYLYIDRLSKRDRKDALRQMADGTPKYATVPND is encoded by the coding sequence ATGGCCGAGCAGCACGACCACCACCACGGACACGACCACGCGCACGACCACGACCACGACCACGGTCACGAGGACGGCGGGGTGCCGCGCGTGGTCGGCGAGGGGCCCGACCTGAGCAAGGGCACCGCGCGTCCGATCACCGTGGTCGGCAACCCGGTGCTGCACCGCGAGGTCAGGACGGTCACCGCGTTCGACGGCGAGCTGTCCGCGCTGATCGACGACATGTTCCAGTCGATGTACGCGGCCGAGGGCGTCGGCCTGGCCGCCAACCAGATCGGCGTCGACCTGAAGGTCTTCGTCTACGACTGCCCCGACGACGAGGGCGTCCGGCACGTCGGCCACGTGGTCAACCCGGTGCTGGAGGAGCTCCCGGCCGGCCGCCGGGCGCTGGACGACAGCCAGGAGGGCTGCCTGTCCGTCCCCACCGCCTACCAGGAGCTGGCCCGCCCCGACTACGCGGCCGTCACCGGCCAGGACAAGGACGGCAACCCGATCCGGGTCGAGGGCACCGGCTTCTTCGCCCGCTGCCTCCAGCACGAGACCGACCACCTGTACGGGTACCTGTACATCGACCGGCTCTCCAAGCGCGACCGCAAGGACGCGCTGCGGCAGATGGCCGACGGCACCCCGAAGTACGCCACCGTCCCGAACGACTGA
- a CDS encoding acyltransferase family protein: MSSTSTTTPAAHPRLPSQADGAPGARGPRRPRLYVLDGLRLLAALAVVLYHYTGQDRELAVWGDKAAHFMPRLHALTMYGWAGVEFFFLISGFVVCMSCWGRSLGDFATSRITRLFPAYWFAVLATAAALFAVRPPWAARITAESYPNVIANLTMAQEGIGAVHVDGVYWTLWVELRFYFLFGLLLIGGLTYRKVVAFCAGWTILSVYLAHTDVPLLDTLFFPRYSSYFVAGVALFLVHRFGPTLINLGLVGVSWALSVWHLRTIVAEINWLPLSYDRTFALITVFYLVMLAVALGWFNRIQWKWLTTAGALTYPLYLIHEYPGFILIHHFRRSMGPYALVASVVAVMLVGAWLVHRLIERPLAPRLKRGIERGLVDLRKH, translated from the coding sequence ATGAGCAGCACCAGCACCACCACGCCGGCGGCCCACCCCCGGCTGCCCTCGCAGGCCGACGGGGCGCCCGGGGCCCGGGGGCCGCGACGCCCCCGGCTGTACGTCCTGGACGGCCTGCGGCTGCTGGCGGCACTGGCCGTGGTGCTCTACCACTACACCGGACAGGACCGCGAGCTGGCGGTCTGGGGCGACAAGGCCGCGCACTTCATGCCCCGGCTGCACGCCCTGACCATGTACGGCTGGGCCGGGGTCGAGTTCTTCTTCCTGATCAGCGGCTTCGTGGTCTGCATGTCCTGCTGGGGCCGGTCGCTCGGCGACTTCGCCACCTCCCGGATCACCCGGCTCTTCCCCGCCTACTGGTTCGCCGTGCTGGCCACCGCCGCCGCGCTGTTCGCCGTCCGGCCGCCGTGGGCCGCGCGGATCACCGCGGAGTCCTACCCCAACGTCATCGCCAACCTGACGATGGCCCAGGAGGGGATCGGCGCCGTCCACGTCGACGGCGTCTACTGGACGCTCTGGGTCGAGCTGCGCTTCTACTTCCTCTTCGGCCTGCTGCTCATCGGCGGCCTGACCTACCGCAAGGTGGTCGCCTTCTGCGCCGGGTGGACGATCCTCTCCGTCTACCTCGCGCACACCGACGTGCCGCTGCTCGACACCCTGTTCTTCCCGCGGTACTCGAGCTACTTCGTGGCCGGCGTCGCGCTGTTCCTGGTCCACCGCTTCGGCCCGACCCTGATCAACCTGGGCCTGGTCGGCGTCTCCTGGGCCCTGTCCGTCTGGCACCTGCGCACCATCGTCGCCGAGATCAACTGGCTGCCGCTCTCCTACGACCGGACCTTCGCGCTGATCACGGTCTTCTACCTGGTGATGCTCGCGGTCGCGCTGGGCTGGTTCAACCGGATCCAGTGGAAGTGGCTCACCACCGCCGGCGCCCTCACCTACCCGCTGTACCTGATCCACGAGTACCCGGGCTTCATCCTGATCCACCACTTCCGCCGGTCGATGGGCCCCTACGCCCTGGTCGCCTCCGTGGTGGCGGTGATGCTGGTCGGCGCCTGGCTGGTCCACCGCCTGATCGAGCGCCCGCTCGCCCCCCGCCTCAAGCGCGGCATCGAACGCGGCCTGGTCGACCTGCGCAAGCACTGA
- a CDS encoding ribonucleotide-diphosphate reductase subunit beta → MSTEDRKKMLLDPGFELTLRPMRYPSFYDRYRDAIKNTWTVEEVDLHSDVADLAKLSEGERHMIGRLVAFFATGDSIVSNNVVLSLYKHINSPEARLYLSRQLFEEAVHVQFYLTLLDTYLPDPEDRNAAFAAVENIPSIAQKAQFCFKYMNAVDHIDSLRSKEDRRAFLLNLICFAACVEGLFFYGAFAYVYWFRSRGLLHGLATGTNWVFRDESMHMDFAFSVVDTVREEEPDLFDDKMARQVTEMLEEAVEAELQFARDLCGEGLPGMNTESMREYLQAVADQRLARLGLPIRYGSTNPFGFMELQNVQELTNFFERRVSAYQIAVEGSVSFDDDF, encoded by the coding sequence ATGAGCACCGAAGACCGCAAGAAGATGCTGCTCGACCCGGGCTTCGAGCTGACCCTGCGCCCGATGCGCTACCCGTCGTTCTACGACCGGTACCGGGACGCGATCAAGAACACCTGGACCGTGGAGGAGGTGGACCTGCACTCCGACGTCGCCGACCTCGCCAAGCTCTCCGAGGGCGAGCGGCACATGATCGGCCGGCTGGTCGCGTTCTTCGCCACCGGTGACTCGATCGTCTCCAACAACGTGGTGCTGAGCCTCTACAAGCACATCAACTCCCCCGAGGCCCGGCTCTACCTGTCGCGGCAGCTGTTCGAGGAGGCCGTGCACGTCCAGTTCTACCTGACGCTGCTGGACACCTACCTGCCCGACCCGGAGGACCGCAACGCCGCCTTCGCCGCGGTGGAGAACATCCCCTCCATCGCGCAGAAGGCCCAGTTCTGCTTCAAGTACATGAACGCGGTCGACCACATCGACTCGCTCCGGTCCAAGGAGGACCGCCGGGCCTTCCTGCTCAACCTGATCTGCTTCGCGGCCTGCGTCGAGGGCCTGTTCTTCTACGGCGCGTTCGCCTACGTGTACTGGTTCCGCAGCCGCGGCCTGCTGCACGGCCTGGCCACCGGCACCAACTGGGTGTTCCGCGACGAGTCGATGCACATGGACTTCGCGTTCTCCGTGGTCGACACCGTCCGCGAGGAGGAGCCCGACCTCTTCGACGACAAGATGGCCCGGCAGGTCACCGAGATGCTGGAGGAGGCCGTCGAGGCCGAGCTCCAGTTCGCCCGCGACCTGTGCGGCGAGGGCCTGCCCGGCATGAACACCGAGTCGATGCGCGAGTACCTGCAGGCCGTCGCCGACCAGCGCCTCGCCCGCCTCGGCCTGCCGATCCGGTACGGCTCGACCAACCCGTTCGGCTTCATGGAGCTGCAGAACGTCCAGGAGCTGACCAACTTCTTCGAGCGCCGGGTCTCCGCCTACCAGATCGCCGTCGAGGGCTCGGTCTCCTTCGACGACGACTTCTAG
- a CDS encoding ribonucleoside-diphosphate reductase subunit alpha — translation MTVAASVTLPSQGSADAFTDPGAALLRLLTDRSTDLPQVDPGHVAAAALRGRHAGSDFAELRGLAVEAAASMIAEDPQYSKLAARLLALEIRDEAATQQVTSFSSSVAVGHAEGLIGDATAAFVAAHADLFDSLVDEAGDDRFEYFGLRTVQSRYLLRHPITRKVVETPQHFLLRVAAGLAVGTSEESVREVAELYTLMSRLEYLTSSPTLFNSGTRHPQMSSCYLLDSPLDNLDSIYNRYAQIARLSKHAGGIGLSYSRIRSRGSLIRGTNGQSNGIVPFLRTLDSSVAAVNQGGRRKGAACVYLETWHADIEEFLELRDNTGEEARRTHNLNLAHWIPDEFMRRVNANADWSLFSPADVPELVDLWGADFDEAYVKAELAGKAVRTIPAQTLYARMMRTLAQTGNGWMTFKDASNRAANQTALPGRTVHSSNLCTEILEVTDDSETAVCNLGSVNLGAHVAPGATAADLLNAMDWDRLDATVRTAVTFLDRVIDINFYPTTEAGTSNSRWRPVGLGVMGLQDVFFQLRIDFDSAEAVALSTLIAERIMLTAYERSADLAERFGRHEAYGETRAARGQLHVDHFGAANPQWTERWDALRARIAEVGLRNSLLLAIAPTATIASIAGVYECIEPQVSNLFKRETLSGEFLQVNPYLVRELKELGVWDQQTRDALRDANGSIQEFNWLPQEVRSLYRTAWELPQRALIDLAAARQPYIDQSQSLNLFMAAPTIGKLSSMYSYAWKVGLKTTYYLRSRPATRIAQAAPGAARTAAPVPVQTPTLSQAEQDAIACSLENPESCEACQ, via the coding sequence TTGACCGTCGCCGCCTCAGTCACCCTGCCGTCCCAGGGATCCGCCGACGCCTTCACCGACCCCGGTGCGGCGTTGCTCCGGCTGCTCACCGACCGCAGCACCGACCTCCCCCAGGTGGACCCCGGCCACGTCGCCGCCGCCGCCCTGCGCGGCCGGCACGCCGGTTCGGACTTCGCCGAGCTCCGCGGGCTGGCCGTCGAGGCCGCCGCGTCGATGATCGCCGAGGACCCGCAGTACTCGAAGCTGGCCGCCCGCCTGCTGGCGCTGGAGATCCGCGACGAGGCCGCCACCCAGCAGGTCACCTCGTTCTCCTCCTCGGTGGCCGTGGGCCACGCCGAGGGCCTGATCGGCGACGCGACCGCCGCCTTCGTGGCCGCGCACGCCGACCTGTTCGACTCGCTGGTGGACGAGGCGGGCGACGACCGCTTCGAGTACTTCGGCCTGCGCACCGTGCAGTCCCGCTACCTGCTGCGCCACCCGATCACCCGCAAGGTGGTCGAGACCCCGCAGCACTTCCTGCTCCGGGTGGCGGCGGGCCTGGCGGTCGGCACCTCCGAGGAGTCGGTGCGCGAGGTCGCCGAGCTGTACACCCTGATGAGCCGGCTGGAGTACCTGACCAGCTCGCCGACGCTGTTCAACTCCGGCACCCGGCACCCGCAGATGTCCTCCTGCTACCTGCTGGACTCGCCGCTGGACAACCTGGACTCGATCTACAACCGGTACGCGCAGATCGCCCGGCTGTCCAAGCACGCCGGCGGCATCGGCCTGTCCTACTCGCGGATCCGCTCGCGCGGCTCGCTGATCCGCGGCACCAACGGCCAGTCGAACGGCATCGTCCCGTTCCTGCGCACCCTGGACTCCTCCGTGGCGGCGGTCAACCAGGGCGGTCGGCGCAAGGGCGCGGCCTGCGTGTACCTGGAGACCTGGCACGCCGACATCGAGGAGTTCCTGGAGCTCCGCGACAACACCGGCGAGGAGGCCCGGCGCACCCACAACCTGAACCTGGCGCACTGGATCCCGGACGAGTTCATGCGCCGGGTGAACGCCAACGCCGACTGGTCGCTGTTCTCCCCGGCGGACGTGCCGGAGCTGGTCGACCTGTGGGGCGCCGACTTCGACGAGGCGTACGTGAAGGCCGAGCTGGCGGGCAAGGCCGTGCGCACCATCCCCGCGCAGACCCTGTACGCCCGGATGATGCGCACCCTGGCGCAGACCGGCAACGGCTGGATGACCTTCAAGGACGCCTCCAACCGGGCCGCCAACCAGACCGCGCTGCCGGGCCGCACGGTGCACTCCTCGAACCTGTGCACCGAGATCCTGGAGGTCACCGACGACTCCGAGACCGCGGTCTGCAACCTCGGCTCGGTCAACCTGGGCGCGCACGTCGCCCCCGGCGCCACCGCCGCCGACCTGCTGAACGCGATGGACTGGGACCGCCTGGACGCCACCGTCCGCACCGCGGTGACCTTCCTCGACCGCGTGATCGACATCAACTTCTACCCGACCACCGAGGCCGGGACGTCCAACTCCCGCTGGCGCCCGGTCGGCCTGGGCGTGATGGGCCTGCAGGACGTCTTCTTCCAGCTGCGGATCGACTTCGACTCCGCCGAGGCGGTCGCCCTCTCCACCCTGATCGCCGAGCGGATCATGCTCACCGCGTACGAGCGCTCCGCCGACCTGGCCGAGCGGTTCGGCCGGCACGAGGCGTACGGCGAGACCCGGGCGGCCCGCGGCCAGCTGCACGTCGACCACTTCGGCGCGGCGAACCCGCAGTGGACCGAGCGCTGGGACGCGCTGCGCGCCCGGATCGCCGAGGTCGGCCTGCGCAACTCGCTGCTGCTGGCGATCGCCCCGACCGCGACCATCGCGTCCATCGCCGGCGTGTACGAGTGCATCGAGCCGCAGGTCTCCAACCTGTTCAAGCGCGAGACCCTCTCCGGCGAGTTCCTCCAGGTCAACCCGTACCTGGTGCGCGAGCTCAAGGAGCTCGGCGTCTGGGACCAGCAGACCCGGGACGCGCTGCGCGACGCCAACGGCTCCATCCAGGAGTTCAACTGGCTGCCGCAGGAGGTCCGTTCGCTGTACCGCACGGCGTGGGAGCTGCCGCAGCGGGCGCTGATCGACCTGGCCGCCGCGCGCCAGCCCTACATCGACCAGAGCCAGTCGCTGAACCTGTTCATGGCGGCGCCGACCATCGGCAAGCTCTCCTCGATGTACTCGTACGCCTGGAAGGTCGGTCTGAAGACCACCTACTACCTGCGCTCCCGCCCGGCGACCCGGATCGCCCAGGCCGCGCCCGGCGCCGCCCGCACCGCCGCCCCCGTCCCGGTGCAGACCCCCACCCTCTCCCAGGCCGAGCAGGACGCCATCGCCTGCTCGCTGGAGAACCCCGAGTCCTGCGAGGCCTGCCAGTAA
- a CDS encoding GNAT family N-acetyltransferase codes for MQPPIVRRALVHDLAGAGEVSVAAFVGDGHTRPDSPYVELLRDAARRDREAELLVAVDGSGAVLGCVTFAPGGTPWADTAGPGEGEIRMLAVGPAARGRGVGRALVEASIARSRELGLGGMAFSTRPAMTAAHRIYEALGFVRTPERDWSPVPGTDLMVYTMRF; via the coding sequence ATGCAGCCTCCGATCGTCCGCCGCGCCCTCGTCCACGACCTCGCCGGTGCCGGGGAGGTCAGCGTCGCGGCCTTCGTCGGCGACGGCCACACCCGTCCCGACTCGCCGTACGTCGAGCTCCTCCGCGACGCCGCCCGGCGCGACCGGGAGGCCGAGCTCCTGGTCGCCGTCGACGGTTCCGGAGCCGTGCTCGGCTGCGTGACCTTCGCGCCCGGCGGCACCCCGTGGGCGGACACCGCCGGGCCCGGCGAGGGCGAGATACGGATGCTCGCGGTCGGGCCGGCGGCCCGCGGCCGGGGCGTCGGCCGGGCCCTGGTGGAGGCGTCGATCGCCCGCAGCCGGGAACTCGGGCTGGGCGGGATGGCGTTCTCCACCCGTCCGGCGATGACCGCCGCGCACCGGATCTACGAGGCCCTGGGCTTCGTCCGGACGCCCGAGCGGGACTGGTCGCCGGTGCCCGGCACCGACCTGATGGTCTACACGATGCGGTTCTGA
- a CDS encoding helix-turn-helix domain-containing protein encodes MRKLDNVAVVVLEEIHPFELGVACEVFGLDRSASGLPVYDFALVGDRPGPMRTHAGFTVDVPHGPERLADADLVIATATGIRAHYPEPLLAALRAAHDRGAHLLSICSGSFLLGAAGLLDGRRCTTHWQYAELMAERFPLTTVEPDVLYVDDDPVITSAGTAAGIDACLHLVRKVQGAEVARAIARRMVVAPHRDGGQAQFINRPLPECEGDALTAVLEWMRRHLDRETGVDQLARLAHMSPRTFARRFRQETGTTPHRWLTGQRVLFAQHLLESTGESVDAVAARCGFGNAAALRHHFGRRLGTTPLAYRRAFGGPGRAAGA; translated from the coding sequence ATGCGGAAGCTCGACAACGTCGCCGTGGTGGTCCTCGAAGAGATCCACCCCTTCGAACTGGGCGTGGCCTGCGAGGTGTTCGGCCTCGACCGGAGCGCCTCCGGCCTGCCGGTCTACGACTTCGCCCTGGTCGGCGACCGGCCGGGGCCGATGCGCACCCACGCCGGCTTCACCGTCGACGTCCCGCACGGGCCCGAGCGGCTCGCCGACGCCGACCTGGTCATCGCCACCGCCACCGGCATCCGCGCCCACTACCCCGAACCGCTGCTCGCCGCGCTGCGGGCCGCCCACGACCGCGGCGCCCACCTGCTGTCGATCTGCTCCGGCAGCTTCCTGCTCGGCGCCGCCGGCCTGCTCGACGGCCGGCGCTGCACCACCCACTGGCAGTACGCCGAGCTGATGGCCGAGCGCTTCCCGCTGACCACCGTCGAACCCGACGTGCTGTACGTCGACGACGACCCGGTGATCACCTCGGCCGGCACCGCCGCCGGCATCGACGCCTGCCTGCACCTGGTCCGCAAGGTCCAGGGCGCCGAGGTGGCCCGGGCGATCGCCCGCCGGATGGTCGTCGCCCCGCACCGGGACGGCGGCCAGGCCCAGTTCATCAACCGGCCGCTGCCCGAGTGCGAGGGCGACGCGCTGACCGCCGTGCTGGAGTGGATGCGCCGCCACCTCGACCGGGAGACCGGCGTCGACCAGCTCGCCCGGCTCGCCCACATGTCGCCCCGGACCTTCGCCCGCCGCTTCCGGCAGGAGACCGGCACCACCCCGCACCGCTGGCTCACCGGCCAGCGGGTGCTGTTCGCCCAGCACCTGCTGGAGTCCACCGGCGAGAGCGTCGACGCGGTCGCCGCCCGCTGCGGCTTCGGCAACGCCGCCGCGCTCCGGCACCACTTCGGCCGCCGGCTCGGCACCACCCCGCTGGCCTACCGGCGGGCGTTCGGCGGCCCGGGACGGGCCGCCGGGGCGTAG